Within Kryptolebias marmoratus isolate JLee-2015 unplaced genomic scaffold, ASM164957v2 Scaffold215, whole genome shotgun sequence, the genomic segment GGTTCTGGTGGGTTCGGGGCATGGTTCTGGTGCGTTCGGGGCATGGTTCTGGTGGGTTCGGGGCATGGTTCTGGTGCGTTCGGGGCATGGTTCTGATGAAGTGTGATGTGTAAATGTAAGTTTGGGTCGCTCACGGTGATCTCCACTCGGTGTCGCTCCTCGGCCTCGTCCCTCTCTCTGACCCGGTTCCGCAGCTCGGCCTCGGACCGGTCCAGTTCCCTCTTGGAGATCTCCCAGAAGGCCCGGATCTTGTCCCGCTCCAGCTGGAAGTAGCTCCTCTCCTCGCGCTCCCGGTCCAGCTCCTCTCGGAGGCGAATGAtgtgctcctccagctgcagggAGACGCTGTCAGCAACAAACCGGCTAAACACACGGTTCTGATCCGTTCGGGTTCTGAAAGTTGTTTTGTGTCATCAGAACTCTGATGTCCTTCGAGGCCTGAATGactcaaaggtcaaaggtcagtggagcagtttaaatctctttaaaagatcagataaaaacataaagagaaGTTTAACTTCATCACTAACTGTAATAAAGAGTTgttcaaacattattttaggttatataattatatattttaataatattcacGGTTTATCGGGTTGGGAATAGTTGTAGTTCTGATGTTGTCCAGCAGGTGCCGCTGTGACACGACTCTAAGGTCACAGGTTCGATCCCCGGTGTCGCCCCGACCTATTTGATTTACTCAGTTAATGTTTGGTCTGATGGGTTAACTGTTTCAGGTCCAGTTGGGCCCGAACCGGACTGCTGACCCAGTGATATGAACACAGTTAGCCGTGTTAGCAGCGGTACTTCTGACCTGATCCTTTGACATTTCCTCCGTGGAAAACCTGCTCATCACCGCGGAGAGCTTCCCTTTCCCGCCTTTCTTCTGTTTAGTCTTCGGCGGctgcagaaccaacagaaccgtTAGAACCGGAAGCTGCTAACCGTTGGCTCTCTTAGCTCGTGCtaagctaacatgctaacagcACTTCAACGAGGTTCATAAACCggtcaaaataaaatctgtttttatttaactggtaACTTTTACTCACCATAGTTTCCCACCGAGCGGCTCCACAGCAGCAGAGGTGCTTAAAAACACGACAACCCgtctgtttttacctgtttttaatctgtttttacctgtttttgtgtttctgtttcctcagaCTGTGGATAGCAACACAAGGCGCTGCCATGGCAACGCGGTCACGTGATCACACCAGCCggaaaaatacagataaaaatatttattaaaactgatgaaaaataacattattaacTGTTTATGGTGTCAAACCAAGaggtaaatgtttaataaaactgaataattaaGTTCATTATTGATCACATTTCTTcggttttaatgaaaacaactttagataataaaataaacttcctgtttttctaaATGTAGTTCTGTGTAATCCTTCCTGAAGGTAATGAACTTAATGTTTGTTCAGATGTTATTTCTTCACTCACTGACCCTCCAGGATGAGCTGCTGTTTCtcataaaactataaaacatctTATTCAAGATTTGAAACTGattaaagtcttttatttttaatttccaaaatGTGACGACTTGTTTGATATTAGAACTCCAAATCAAAACACAGAAGaataacaaacattttccaccatgtctttatttaaacaataaaccaagaaatacagaaactttTCCACAGAGACTCAGATGAGGTGCAGCTGATGGAAGGTGTTAAAGCGGAAAATCCTGAAGAAagaaatctgatcatttttatcACATCGATGCTGCAAGTGTCCTTAAAGTAAACATCTGAGACCAGCTGCCAACTAcctcatgtttgtttacctacagaaacagccgaagtgtttgtttacctacagaaacagctgaagtgtttgtttacctgcagaaacagctgaagtgtttgtttacctgcagaaacagctgaagtgtgtttgtttacctgcagaaacagctgaagNNNNNNNNNNNNNNNNNNNNNNNNNNNNNNNNNNNNNNNNNNNNNNNNNNNNNNNNNNNNNNNNNNNNNNNNNNNNNNNNNNNNNNNNNNNNNNNNNNNNNNNNNNNNNNNNNNNNNNNNNNNNNNNNNNNNNNNNNNNNNNNNNNNNNNNNNNNNNNNNNNNNNNNNNNNNNNNNNNNNNNNNNNNNNNNNNNNNNNNNNNNNNNNNNNNNNNNNNNNNNNNNNNNNNNNNNNNNNNNNNNNNNNNNNNNNNNNNNNNNNNNNNNNNNNNNNNNNNNNNNNNNNNNNNNNNNNNNNNNNNNNNNNNNNNNNNNNNNNNNNNNNNNNNNNNNNNNNNNNNNNNNNNNNNNNNNNNNNNNNNNNNNNNNNNNNNNNNNNNNNNNNNNNNNNNNNNNNNNNNNNNNNNNNNNNNNNNNNNNNNNNNNNNNNNNNNNNNNNNNNNNNNNNNNNNNNNNNNNNNNNNNNNNNNNNNNNNNNNNNNNNNNNNNNNNNNNNNNNNNNNNNNNNNNNNNNNNNNNNNNNNNNNNgaagtgtgtttgtttacctacagaaacagctgaagtgtgtttgtttacctacataAACAGCagaagtgtttgtttacctgcagaaacagccgaagtgtgtttgtttacctgcagaaacagctgaagtgtgtttgtttacctacagaaacagccgaagtgtttgtttacctgcagaaacagctgaagtgtttgtttacctgcagaaatagccgaagtgtgtttgtttacctgcagaaacagctgaagtgtgtttgtttacctgcagaaacagccgaagtgactgaaaataggtcaacagtgACGCCCATAGAGCTTATAGAGTTGAGTAAAAACCATCTctgaggttttatgtttttcttgttccACCATATTTGTCCACAGACTACAGCCAACTCGATGATGGGTAATCTCGTGACTCGTGGTTTTCTGCAGATTCAGCTGAGttctttgtttacgttgagcgcagacccacatttcagaattaccggagcaaactctttcaaactgcaccgtttgatGTCGTTCAGAGGAAaccttgtttgattttatagttagtAATGACTGATCATCAGCTGAGCTCCTGGATAAAACAGGAGTTCAGGATCTTTAGGGTCTCTGTTCTAAGGAAGAACCCGGAGCAGGAAACGGCTTAGACAGAACCTGGACTCTGACTCGATGGTTCTCCTCCCTGGGGGTTTTGGATCAGGAAGTAGACGGCGGGTTTGTTCA encodes:
- the LOC112450163 gene encoding dynein regulatory complex subunit 4 (The sequence of the model RefSeq protein was modified relative to this genomic sequence to represent the inferred CDS: added 216 bases not found in genome assembly) — protein: MPPKTKQKKGGKGKLSAVMSRFSTEEMSKDQLEEHIIRLREELDREREERSYFQLERDKIRAFWEISKRELDRSEAELRNRVRERDEAEERHRVEITVYKQKLKHVLSEQHSTVSELKMAAVSSSSMVQNQNMEAELGLCRDVQNLQADRREKEFHEESSIKELKLVR